A window from Deltaproteobacteria bacterium encodes these proteins:
- a CDS encoding outer membrane lipoprotein-sorting protein: MKKTLALLIGFYFAIALPDVSNAAPALDGDKLVKAAVDYWRDRSSYSESKMTIHRPRWEREMSVKVWTEGDDNALVRFTAPAKDAGNASLTRGNQMWLFTPNINKIVRVPPSMMHQSWMGSDFSYNDLAKADDIIEHYDHKIVATTRLDDKIVYTVESHPHESAPVVWGKEILLIREDFIILEHAFYDQDGRLTKKLRAAEIKPLDGKLYATVIVMEQIEKADTWTRIETSTARFGVEIPDVFFTLSNLRHPRQ, translated from the coding sequence ATGAAGAAGACGCTTGCGTTGTTAATCGGATTTTATTTTGCCATTGCGCTGCCCGACGTTTCCAATGCGGCCCCGGCTCTGGATGGAGATAAGTTAGTAAAAGCCGCAGTCGACTATTGGAGAGACAGATCCTCATATTCCGAATCAAAAATGACAATTCATCGCCCACGCTGGGAACGCGAGATGAGCGTCAAGGTATGGACTGAAGGAGATGATAACGCCTTGGTTAGATTTACCGCACCAGCGAAAGACGCAGGAAATGCTTCGCTTACGCGGGGAAACCAAATGTGGCTCTTTACGCCAAATATCAACAAGATTGTGCGAGTTCCACCTAGCATGATGCACCAGAGCTGGATGGGCTCAGATTTTTCGTATAACGATTTGGCAAAAGCCGATGACATTATCGAGCACTACGATCACAAAATAGTTGCGACAACACGACTAGACGACAAGATCGTCTACACTGTAGAATCTCATCCGCACGAATCTGCCCCAGTTGTCTGGGGCAAGGAAATACTGCTGATCCGCGAAGATTTCATCATTCTCGAGCATGCCTTTTACGATCAAGATGGCCGCCTTACAAAAAAACTTAGAGCTGCAGAAATCAAGCCGTTAGATGGCAAACTGTATGCGACTGTAATAGTTATGGAACAGATCGAGAAAGCCGATACTTGGACGCGTATCGAAACTAGCACTGCACGGTTTGGCGTCGAAATACCCGATGTATTTTTCACTCTCTCAAACTTGCGACATCCTCGCCAGTAG
- a CDS encoding phosphatidylglycerophosphatase A yields MFNKGELGYWKKTLCNFFASGFYSGYIPFAPGTWGTVVGLILAIFAHTLCPGFWQSAYAAFFVAVFIAFSILVSDRACQYQLYLNENKAKDPKQVVIDEIAGYFVAILFVEVSTAIFIAAFLLFRLFDIGKPPPIRQLERLGGGLGITLDDVVAGIFTNIAIRIIVYGFL; encoded by the coding sequence ATGTTTAATAAAGGCGAATTAGGATACTGGAAGAAAACACTATGCAACTTTTTTGCAAGTGGTTTTTACTCAGGATACATTCCCTTTGCCCCAGGAACTTGGGGAACGGTAGTGGGTTTAATCCTAGCAATATTTGCGCATACATTATGCCCAGGTTTTTGGCAAAGTGCTTACGCCGCTTTTTTCGTGGCCGTTTTTATTGCATTTTCGATTCTTGTTTCCGATAGGGCATGTCAATACCAACTCTACTTAAACGAGAACAAGGCTAAGGATCCGAAACAAGTTGTCATTGATGAGATTGCTGGCTATTTTGTAGCCATTCTGTTTGTCGAAGTCTCAACAGCTATTTTTATCGCGGCTTTTCTGCTCTTTCGCCTATTCGACATAGGCAAGCCACCGCCAATTCGCCAACTGGAACGCTTAGGGGGTGGTTTGGGAATAACTTTAGATGACGTCGTAGCCGGCATATTCACCAATATAGCAATTCGCATAATTGTGTATGGGTTTCTATGA
- a CDS encoding ABC transporter permease codes for MLTIIKMAWRNIWRNPRRTLLTILGMVVAATTLVFFVGLQLSSWTAAINAAVSIYHGHLQIQARGYLESPSMELTIENPNDVSSIVRTIPNIVATSVRAHGFALVSSAKRSYGVQLNGVEATREPVLSTIPKQIVSGRYLQEGDYNTIVIGAVLARNLRVKVGRELTLLGQAFDGSLAATVVDIVGIFETGSADIDRNMASIPLNFFSETYSMENRAHSIVVLGASLDGIPFMQAAIQNSLRSLSFNSHNELVALRWDELLPGLKQAAQLDIASGWLFYSTLVLVVAFAVLNTFLMSTIERTHEFGVMLAIGANRGILGALIIVECVLLSIVALAIGVTLGALILWYYKVFGFSIPGSEEIMKQWNLPTVIRPQLSVDALTLGPGLILLSSLLAALFPAWHVQRIPLMDALRR; via the coding sequence ATGCTTACTATTATAAAAATGGCATGGCGAAATATTTGGCGAAACCCGAGGCGCACTCTCCTTACAATACTTGGAATGGTAGTCGCTGCTACCACTTTAGTATTCTTCGTTGGATTACAGCTTAGCTCCTGGACCGCTGCTATAAACGCGGCTGTTAGCATATACCATGGTCACTTGCAGATCCAGGCACGCGGCTATCTGGAATCACCAAGCATGGAACTAACAATTGAGAATCCAAATGACGTCAGTTCAATTGTTAGGACTATTCCCAACATCGTGGCTACCTCTGTGCGCGCACACGGCTTTGCACTAGTTTCGTCCGCGAAGCGAAGCTACGGTGTTCAGCTTAACGGCGTAGAAGCAACTAGGGAGCCTGTTTTATCCACCATCCCCAAGCAAATCGTTTCGGGTAGATATCTGCAAGAAGGCGACTACAATACCATTGTCATCGGTGCAGTATTGGCGCGCAATCTTAGAGTAAAGGTCGGTAGAGAATTAACGCTACTCGGACAGGCATTCGACGGCTCTTTAGCCGCAACTGTTGTCGATATAGTTGGAATCTTTGAAACCGGTTCTGCTGATATAGATCGCAATATGGCTAGCATTCCACTAAACTTCTTTTCGGAGACATATTCCATGGAGAATAGGGCCCATAGCATTGTGGTTTTAGGCGCGTCCCTGGATGGCATTCCCTTTATGCAAGCCGCAATACAAAACTCGCTCCGGTCGCTTTCGTTTAATAGCCATAACGAGCTAGTGGCGCTTCGTTGGGACGAACTACTGCCTGGCTTAAAGCAGGCTGCGCAGCTAGACATTGCATCTGGGTGGTTATTTTACTCCACGCTAGTGTTAGTCGTTGCGTTTGCCGTGCTCAATACGTTTCTAATGTCGACAATTGAGCGCACTCATGAATTCGGAGTTATGCTCGCTATTGGAGCTAATAGGGGAATCCTTGGCGCATTAATTATTGTCGAATGTGTTTTGCTTAGCATAGTGGCACTGGCAATAGGCGTAACTCTAGGAGCTCTAATTCTTTGGTATTATAAAGTGTTTGGTTTTAGCATACCTGGGAGCGAGGAAATTATGAAACAGTGGAATTTACCAACAGTGATTAGACCACAGCTAAGTGTCGACGCATTGACTTTAGGCCCTGGACTAATTCTGCTAAGTTCTCTCCTAGCTGCGCTTTTTCCCGCATGGCATGTCCAAAGAATTCCTCTCATGGATGCGCTAAGGCGTTAG